A single genomic interval of Lucilia cuprina isolate Lc7/37 chromosome 2, ASM2204524v1, whole genome shotgun sequence harbors:
- the LOC111679631 gene encoding protein Mabiki-like encodes MTSINIIPTTPMEECYEYRHKKFDQSSQRFRSNSLSSSQGDYECIKVDIERLNDNTSATSSTSSNNINYLAKESSLKRTHTALNSEEHNYASSFLPEAKRSRATSFGSSSTYSQVFSPLAITRQTSTPFILTTSVSSAIPPPVAILPKISDDTLRSICKYHGNMVRKFPKKERSAKDQERRDKNTIACRMSRRVKKLEHIAIEEQYKEFSQQTFNIIEQSMRATAYLHELMQLTSNQQLKGVECQTSEKLTKTPAKKPFTIDFLVGNEKSI; translated from the exons ATGACTTCAATAAACATTATCCCTACCACCCCTATGGAAGAATGTTATGAATATCGTCATAAAAAATTCGATCAAAGTAGTCAACGTTTTCGTTCGAATTCTTTAAGTTCTTCTCAAGGAGACTATGAGTGCATCAAAGTGGACATTGAAAGACTTAATGATAATACCAGCgcaacatcatcaacatcttCGAACAACATTAATTATTTAGCAAAAGAATCGAGCCTAAAAAGAACTCATACGGCTCTTAATAGTGAAGAACATAACTACGCTAGTAGTTTTCTACCCGAAGCCAAAAGATCACGTGCCACATCATTTGGCAGCAGCAGCACATACTCACAAGTATTTTCACCTTTAGCGATCACACGTCAAACATCAACACCTTTCAT TCTAACTACCAGTGTATCCTCAGCAATCCCACCTCCAGTAGCCATTTTACCCAAAATTAGCGATGATACCTTACGCAGCATTTGTAAATATCATGGTAATATGGTAAGGAAATTCCCCAAAAAAGAACGTTCTGCCAAGGATCAAGAGAGACGTGATAAGAATACCATTGCCTGTCGCATGAGTCGACGTGTTAAGAAATTGGAACATATTGCCATTGAGGAACAATATAAGGAATTTTCTCAACAAACTTTTAACATCATTGAGCAGTCGATGAGAGCCACGGCCTATTTGCATGAATTAATGCAATTAACCTCAAATCAGCAGTTGAAAGGAGTCGAGTGCCAAACCTCTGAGAAATTAACTAAGACTCCAGCGAAGAAACCTTTTACTATAGACTTTTTAGTGGGTAATGAAAAGagcatttag